Proteins from a genomic interval of Nautilia sp. PV-1:
- a CDS encoding transporter substrate-binding domain-containing protein, translating into MIRLLVFFLFAVNIYADVNITLTKLLTNTIHDLQIERADACDYVFEKSEKNLNKYKISIKNTDKTLKILKSYIEKKDLNIKSDLTNLRSIRKKLLNSNAKCKDVFSYYTMTVSQFLDLLSRISEYSNYKNLLYQYSILMMYEESIWEKKLEIKAFLKLKDIKKISNFYLSSSTKEKIFYDVIDKTLMRKLFKEWHSYNNSSYFNKLSELEARILKKIKNEKENIDIATYEKLITLKIKNIQQLERDFLYIIIKKSRKESLFNDKEKEFIIQHKQIRYVFDPNWKPFEFKDEIGEHRGIIADIIKIIKAKTNLNLIPVATDSWSEAKKLVKEKKADMFSAITENKKRKKYLNFTKHTIFSYDAVLIGRKNCKKPIETSKIGIKRGYVLTDYIKQHYPKAEIFYFNSLKDGLNALRNGKIDYFVNNIIIAKYYINKLGYNDLKVAKKLNYKFKLKIALRKDEPKIILNIIDKALGTITKDELNKIYDKWINYNDKTLQISDKTYSLLDVLPLRQMLIIGVFLILVLLIMLNYFKKKKNIALGVSVFAFVGVFLFFIILITVISVKNLEKIKKSELSYSLNTILNTTHEALRKILLSQEDYLNMILQNDSIQTLEKIKYLDFVNGYIVIDPSYHVLNSSFDISVIDNKNFIQGIKKAKEYGYSLIFPVKQSIKPLQNIFFIKTVYKDFVPVRYIAVAINKNILQSVLEKGRMGQSGETYLVNTHKQMVSQSRFDNELRKLGLLKKGQSSFLNIKVDTLASRSALKHINGINTSGYKDYRGIKVFGAWEWDNDYNIAIVTEIDEKEAMQSFLNTKTTIYYALFSVVSFVIILMVFIVWFTNKSKKELEEKNIELESFNVKLETLVKERTKSLEEAKKEIEIIHKHTQESIEFASMLQDALIPHEEELKKCFEDSFVIWKPKDIVGGDIWLFEKIRDGECILMLIDCTGHGVPGAFVTMIVKAIEREIISKYKESDLDVSPSYILSYFNKTIKKLLKQEDITSTSNAGFDGGVLYINKKKNIIKYSSAKTPLFIVKDEIEVIKGDRYSVGYKKNDADFVYKEFTFNIEKNMLLYFTTDGFLDQLGGEKCFPFGKKRFKQLIMEVKDLPFSEQKKLFIKTLEEFMKKCQNNEQNDDITLVGMKL; encoded by the coding sequence ATGATTAGACTGTTAGTCTTTTTTTTATTTGCGGTGAACATTTACGCCGATGTAAATATAACTCTTACAAAACTGTTAACAAATACTATCCATGATCTGCAGATAGAAAGGGCAGATGCGTGTGACTATGTATTTGAGAAATCTGAAAAAAATTTAAACAAATATAAAATTTCCATTAAAAATACAGATAAAACACTTAAAATATTAAAAAGTTATATTGAAAAAAAAGATTTAAATATAAAATCGGATCTTACAAACTTAAGGTCTATAAGAAAAAAACTGCTTAATTCAAATGCTAAATGCAAAGATGTTTTTTCTTATTATACGATGACGGTATCACAGTTTTTGGATCTTCTTTCCAGAATCAGCGAATACTCCAATTATAAAAACCTGCTTTATCAATATTCTATTTTAATGATGTATGAAGAAAGTATATGGGAGAAAAAGCTTGAAATTAAAGCTTTTTTAAAATTAAAAGATATAAAAAAAATCAGTAATTTTTATCTTTCTTCTTCCACAAAAGAAAAAATTTTTTATGACGTTATTGATAAAACGCTTATGCGTAAATTATTTAAAGAATGGCACAGTTACAATAACAGTTCTTATTTTAATAAACTCTCCGAGCTCGAAGCCAGGATATTGAAAAAAATAAAAAACGAAAAAGAAAATATAGATATTGCCACTTACGAAAAACTTATAACTTTAAAGATTAAAAATATACAGCAGCTGGAAAGGGATTTTTTATATATTATCATTAAAAAAAGCCGAAAAGAGTCACTTTTTAATGATAAAGAAAAAGAATTTATAATTCAGCATAAACAGATACGATATGTATTTGACCCTAACTGGAAACCTTTTGAGTTTAAAGATGAAATCGGTGAGCACAGAGGAATAATTGCGGACATTATAAAAATTATCAAAGCCAAAACAAACTTAAATTTAATTCCTGTAGCAACTGACAGCTGGTCTGAGGCGAAAAAACTTGTTAAAGAAAAAAAAGCCGATATGTTCAGCGCAATAACGGAAAATAAAAAAAGAAAAAAATATTTAAATTTTACCAAGCATACCATTTTTTCATATGATGCCGTGCTGATTGGCAGAAAAAACTGCAAAAAGCCGATTGAAACTTCTAAAATAGGTATAAAAAGAGGATATGTTTTAACCGACTATATAAAACAGCATTATCCTAAAGCTGAAATTTTTTATTTTAACTCCCTTAAAGACGGTTTGAATGCTTTAAGAAACGGAAAAATAGATTATTTCGTTAATAATATCATTATTGCCAAATATTATATTAACAAACTCGGATATAATGATTTGAAAGTTGCAAAAAAACTGAATTATAAATTTAAACTCAAAATAGCTCTTAGAAAAGACGAGCCTAAAATTATTTTAAATATAATAGACAAAGCGTTAGGAACCATCACAAAAGACGAATTAAACAAAATTTACGATAAATGGATTAATTATAACGATAAGACTTTGCAGATTTCTGATAAAACGTATTCTTTGCTGGATGTGCTTCCTTTAAGGCAAATGCTGATAATAGGCGTGTTTTTAATACTCGTACTGCTTATTATGCTGAATTATTTTAAAAAGAAAAAAAACATTGCTTTAGGTGTAAGCGTTTTTGCATTCGTAGGCGTGTTTTTATTTTTTATAATTTTAATTACCGTAATTTCTGTTAAGAATCTTGAAAAAATTAAAAAATCGGAGCTTTCTTATTCTTTAAACACTATTTTAAACACCACTCATGAAGCTTTGAGGAAAATACTGCTTTCACAGGAAGATTATTTGAATATGATTTTGCAGAACGATTCTATCCAAACACTTGAAAAAATAAAATATCTTGATTTTGTTAACGGATATATTGTTATAGATCCCAGTTATCATGTTTTAAACAGCAGTTTCGATATAAGTGTAATTGACAATAAAAATTTTATTCAAGGTATAAAAAAAGCCAAAGAGTACGGATACAGTCTGATTTTCCCTGTAAAACAGTCAATCAAACCTCTGCAAAATATATTTTTTATTAAAACCGTATATAAAGATTTTGTTCCCGTAAGATATATTGCGGTGGCAATAAATAAAAATATACTTCAGTCAGTTTTGGAAAAAGGCAGAATGGGGCAAAGCGGAGAAACTTATCTTGTAAATACACATAAACAGATGGTGTCGCAAAGCAGATTTGATAATGAGCTTAGAAAATTGGGGCTGTTGAAAAAAGGACAGAGTTCGTTTTTGAATATAAAAGTGGACACTTTAGCCTCCAGAAGCGCTTTGAAACACATTAACGGCATAAATACCAGCGGGTATAAAGATTACAGGGGAATTAAAGTTTTCGGGGCGTGGGAATGGGATAATGATTATAATATAGCAATAGTTACCGAAATTGACGAAAAAGAAGCAATGCAGTCGTTTTTAAATACAAAAACTACAATTTATTATGCTCTTTTCAGTGTAGTTTCATTTGTGATTATTTTGATGGTTTTTATTGTATGGTTTACAAATAAAAGCAAAAAAGAGCTTGAAGAGAAAAATATCGAGCTTGAAAGTTTTAACGTAAAACTTGAAACTCTGGTTAAAGAGCGCACCAAATCCTTAGAAGAAGCAAAAAAAGAGATAGAAATCATACATAAACATACACAGGAATCCATTGAATTTGCTTCAATGCTTCAGGATGCCCTGATACCTCATGAAGAAGAGTTAAAAAAATGTTTTGAAGACAGTTTTGTGATTTGGAAACCTAAGGATATCGTCGGCGGTGATATATGGCTGTTTGAAAAAATAAGAGATGGCGAATGCATTTTAATGCTTATCGACTGTACAGGGCACGGAGTTCCGGGAGCATTTGTAACAATGATCGTAAAAGCAATCGAGCGTGAAATAATATCTAAATATAAAGAGAGTGATTTGGATGTTTCTCCTTCGTATATATTAAGCTATTTTAACAAAACAATAAAAAAACTTTTGAAACAGGAAGACATTACTAGTACTTCAAATGCTGGATTTGACGGAGGGGTTTTATATATAAACAAAAAGAAAAATATTATTAAATATTCATCTGCCAAAACACCGCTGTTTATAGTGAAAGATGAAATAGAAGTTATCAAAGGGGACAGATATTCCGTAGGATATAAGAAAAATGATGCTGATTTTGTCTATAAGGAATTTACTTTTAATATTGAAAAAAATATGTTATTGTACTTTACGACAGACGGGTTTTTAGATCAGTTGGGCGGAGAAAAATGTTTCCCTTTTGGAAAAAAAAGATTTAAACAGCTGATTATGGAAGTGAAAGATTTACCGTTTTCGGAACAGAAAAAGCTGTTTATAAAAACATTGGAAGAATTTATGAAAAAATGTCAAAATAACGAACAAAATGACGACATAACTCTAGTTGGTATGAAATTATAA
- a CDS encoding HD domain-containing phosphohydrolase, which produces MFNTERILEAERIKEDFDKLMDKLIKNLKREEKILLLSDKRQRKEYDELQEKLKEVQKLQKAQQELIDSFIKLIAESIDAKSEYMGSHCERVPQLTMMLAKEVSKSKDVDFEIKNEDEEREIAAAAWLHDCGKIITPEFVMDKAVKLETVYNRIHEIRTRFEVIRRDLIIDAKDRIINGEDKEKVDKWLNEELQKLHEDFEFIAELNIGDEDLDEEKIERLKEISQRTWYRYFDDTIGISKDEKKRISKEELNQELPVKESLLADKQRHIIKRSKKEIEEFKKYGFKIEIPENLYNLGEIYNLSIKKGTLTKEEYFKIQEHVIMTIKMLESLPFPEKLKNVPLYAGAHHEALDGTGYPRRLKGDEIPIPARIMAIADIFEALTAKDRPYKRQKKLSETIEILVSMALAGKLDKDILRVFLESGLYKKYGEMYLLKENFDEVDIDSYIKKLK; this is translated from the coding sequence ATGTTTAATACCGAGCGTATTTTAGAGGCGGAAAGGATAAAAGAAGATTTCGACAAATTAATGGATAAACTTATCAAGAATCTAAAAAGAGAAGAAAAAATTTTACTTTTATCCGATAAAAGGCAGAGAAAAGAGTACGACGAACTTCAGGAAAAATTAAAAGAAGTTCAGAAACTGCAAAAGGCGCAGCAGGAGTTAATTGATTCTTTTATTAAACTTATAGCCGAATCAATTGACGCCAAAAGTGAATATATGGGCAGTCACTGTGAACGGGTGCCTCAGCTTACGATGATGCTGGCGAAGGAAGTCAGTAAATCAAAAGATGTGGATTTTGAAATTAAAAACGAGGATGAAGAGAGGGAAATAGCAGCGGCGGCGTGGCTTCACGACTGCGGAAAAATAATCACTCCCGAATTCGTAATGGATAAAGCCGTAAAACTCGAAACCGTTTATAACAGAATACATGAAATAAGAACAAGATTTGAGGTTATAAGAAGAGATCTTATTATTGATGCAAAAGACAGGATTATAAACGGTGAGGATAAAGAAAAAGTTGATAAATGGCTTAATGAGGAACTGCAGAAACTTCATGAGGATTTTGAATTTATAGCCGAACTTAATATCGGGGACGAAGATCTGGATGAAGAAAAAATAGAAAGACTTAAAGAAATTTCACAAAGAACATGGTACAGGTATTTTGACGACACAATCGGTATATCCAAAGACGAGAAAAAAAGAATTTCCAAAGAAGAACTTAATCAGGAACTTCCGGTAAAAGAGTCTCTTTTAGCGGATAAGCAAAGACATATAATAAAAAGAAGCAAAAAAGAAATAGAAGAGTTTAAGAAATACGGATTTAAAATCGAAATACCTGAAAACCTTTACAATCTGGGAGAAATTTATAATTTAAGTATAAAAAAAGGAACTCTGACAAAAGAAGAATATTTCAAAATTCAAGAACACGTTATTATGACGATAAAAATGCTTGAAAGTCTTCCTTTTCCTGAAAAATTAAAAAACGTGCCTCTTTATGCAGGAGCTCACCATGAAGCTTTAGACGGAACGGGATATCCTAGAAGACTAAAAGGCGATGAAATTCCTATACCGGCAAGAATTATGGCCATCGCAGATATTTTCGAAGCGTTGACTGCGAAAGACAGACCGTATAAAAGACAGAAAAAACTTTCTGAAACTATTGAAATTCTTGTTTCAATGGCATTGGCAGGAAAGCTTGACAAAGATATTTTAAGGGTGTTTTTAGAATCGGGACTGTATAAAAAATACGGAGAAATGTATCTTTTAAAAGAAAATTTCGATGAAGTCGATATTGACTCGTATATTAAAAAACTGAAATAA
- a CDS encoding response regulator, translating to MARVLIVDDIKIMRYNLSKMLKELGHTIVAEADCAHAAVEAYKKYKPDLVTMDITMPMRNRMKDGIEAVKEILKLDKDAKIIMVTSHGEEEMVISAIRAGAKNYILKPFTIEKLQEVLNKIGLEEND from the coding sequence ATGGCGAGGGTTTTAATTGTAGACGATATAAAAATAATGAGATACAATTTAAGTAAAATGTTAAAAGAACTGGGTCATACCATAGTGGCCGAGGCAGACTGTGCTCACGCAGCTGTGGAAGCGTATAAAAAATATAAACCCGATCTGGTGACTATGGATATAACAATGCCTATGAGAAACAGAATGAAAGACGGAATTGAAGCCGTAAAAGAAATTTTAAAACTGGATAAAGACGCCAAAATAATTATGGTTACTTCTCACGGTGAGGAAGAAATGGTTATAAGTGCGATCAGGGCGGGAGCCAAAAACTATATTTTAAAACCGTTTACTATTGAAAAACTGCAAGAAGTGTTAAATAAAATAGGACTTGAAGAAAATGATTAG
- a CDS encoding bifunctional riboflavin kinase/FAD synthetase encodes MTVTIGGFDGMHVGHQALICKAQKLIVIEKGSNLTPGDDRCEYTDLPCHFFNLNEIKNLEAEKFINILKNLNTTKVVIGEDFKFGKERKGDASLLKKHFAVEVIKEVKIDGIGVHSQIIREFLKKGLIKKATKFLGHLYKIKGRQIKGQGLGGKELVPTINITPVKNYLIPKEGVYITLTGSKPSLTFIGIRSTDNKFSIETHILNQNYSIVNEPVKIEFLEFLRENKKFESIEALKNQIKKDLSEAENYAFPITALN; translated from the coding sequence ATGACAGTTACAATAGGAGGCTTTGACGGAATGCACGTAGGGCATCAGGCCCTGATATGCAAAGCGCAAAAGCTCATTGTTATCGAAAAAGGAAGCAACCTCACCCCGGGTGATGACAGATGCGAATATACCGACCTTCCCTGCCATTTTTTTAATTTAAACGAAATCAAAAATCTTGAAGCGGAAAAATTTATAAATATCTTAAAAAATTTAAACACCACAAAAGTAGTCATAGGAGAAGATTTTAAATTCGGAAAAGAAAGAAAAGGAGATGCCTCTCTTTTAAAAAAACATTTCGCTGTAGAAGTAATAAAAGAGGTTAAAATAGACGGAATAGGCGTACATTCTCAAATAATAAGAGAATTTTTAAAAAAAGGTCTCATAAAAAAAGCGACAAAATTTTTAGGACACCTATATAAAATAAAAGGCAGGCAAATCAAAGGACAGGGCCTAGGAGGCAAAGAACTGGTTCCGACAATAAATATAACTCCCGTCAAAAACTATTTAATTCCCAAAGAAGGCGTTTATATTACGCTTACAGGTTCAAAGCCGTCTTTGACATTTATAGGTATCAGATCCACAGATAACAAATTCAGCATTGAAACGCATATTCTTAATCAAAATTATAGTATTGTAAACGAACCCGTTAAAATTGAATTTTTGGAATTTTTAAGGGAAAATAAGAAATTCGAAAGTATCGAAGCATTAAAAAACCAGATTAAAAAAGATCTTTCAGAAGCAGAAAATTACGCTTTTCCGATAACCGCCTTAAACTGA
- a CDS encoding HD-GYP domain-containing protein codes for MMEDKLLDEIEQAKENFNKLLDKIAKDIKRHNKIMLNADKRQRKEYDELQEKLKEVLKLQQAQKELIDAFIKLIAETIDAKSRYTGGHCRRVPEIAIRLAEEASKSDKFEFKIENEEQKREISIAAWLHDCGKIVIPEYVMDKAVKLETIYNRIHEIRMRFEVVYRDLEIEALKRKLKGENPEEVDLWFSEETEKLKEEFEFIARMNIGNDFVDDKDIEKLKKIANREWLRYFDDTIGLSEDEKSRISEEELKVKLPVKEKLLSDKKRHIVKRSKEDIEDFKKHGVKMEIPENLYNYGEVYNLSIKKGTLTKEEIFKIQEHAVRTIKMLERLPFPDDLKNVPLYAGAHHETLDGTGYPRKLKNGEIPIPARIMAIADIFEALTADDRPYKTPKKLSDAVRILSEMAKENKIDKDLFLLFLTSGAYLDYAKKYLKPEQIDEVDVKYYEEMFGE; via the coding sequence ATGATGGAAGACAAGCTGTTAGACGAAATAGAACAGGCTAAAGAAAATTTTAATAAACTGCTGGACAAAATAGCCAAAGATATAAAGCGGCATAATAAAATAATGCTAAATGCCGATAAAAGGCAAAGAAAAGAGTATGACGAACTTCAGGAAAAATTAAAAGAAGTTTTAAAATTACAGCAGGCTCAAAAAGAGCTGATTGACGCTTTTATAAAACTTATTGCCGAAACAATTGATGCTAAAAGCAGATATACCGGAGGCCACTGCAGAAGAGTTCCGGAAATAGCAATCAGACTTGCAGAAGAAGCCAGCAAAAGCGACAAGTTTGAATTTAAAATAGAAAATGAAGAGCAAAAAAGAGAAATATCGATAGCCGCATGGCTTCATGACTGCGGGAAAATCGTTATTCCCGAATATGTAATGGATAAGGCGGTAAAACTTGAGACTATATACAACAGAATTCATGAAATACGCATGAGATTCGAAGTTGTATACAGGGACCTGGAAATTGAAGCTTTAAAAAGAAAATTAAAAGGTGAAAATCCGGAAGAAGTCGATTTATGGTTTTCTGAAGAGACGGAAAAATTAAAAGAAGAATTTGAGTTTATTGCTCGTATGAATATAGGCAATGACTTTGTTGACGATAAAGACATCGAAAAACTTAAAAAAATTGCAAACAGAGAATGGTTAAGATATTTTGACGACACCATCGGTCTTAGCGAAGACGAAAAATCCAGAATTAGTGAAGAAGAACTGAAAGTAAAACTGCCCGTTAAAGAGAAACTTCTGTCCGACAAAAAAAGACATATAGTAAAAAGGTCAAAAGAGGATATAGAAGATTTTAAAAAGCACGGGGTTAAAATGGAAATTCCTGAAAATTTATATAACTACGGCGAAGTATATAATTTGAGTATTAAAAAAGGAACGCTTACAAAAGAGGAAATATTTAAAATACAAGAACATGCCGTTAGAACTATTAAAATGCTTGAAAGGCTTCCTTTCCCTGATGATTTGAAAAACGTTCCTCTGTATGCCGGTGCTCATCATGAAACTTTAGACGGAACGGGATATCCGAGAAAACTAAAAAACGGTGAAATTCCTATACCTGCCAGAATAATGGCTATTGCGGATATTTTTGAAGCGTTAACTGCGGACGACAGGCCGTATAAAACTCCAAAAAAACTTTCAGATGCGGTAAGAATATTATCCGAAATGGCAAAAGAGAATAAAATTGACAAAGATCTGTTTTTGCTGTTTTTAACCAGCGGGGCATATTTAGATTATGCAAAAAAATATCTGAAACCTGAGCAGATTGATGAAGTTGACGTAAAGTATTATGAGGAAATGTTCGGTGAATGA
- a CDS encoding DUF1987 domain-containing protein yields MEKLYIPATKYTPEISLDPEKGLIEIKGKSYPENTFEFYEPVIKWIDEYLKCCVKGDITVNMEIIYFNSSTSKLFFDLFDLFDEVKDKYNITINWIYDEENESAEEAGEDFIEDFKDLNINLIKK; encoded by the coding sequence ATGGAAAAGTTATATATACCTGCTACAAAATATACTCCGGAAATATCGCTTGACCCGGAAAAAGGGCTAATAGAAATAAAAGGGAAATCATATCCTGAAAATACGTTTGAATTTTACGAGCCTGTAATCAAATGGATTGACGAATATCTCAAATGCTGCGTAAAAGGCGATATCACGGTAAATATGGAAATTATATATTTTAATTCCAGCACATCAAAACTGTTTTTTGATCTTTTTGATCTTTTTGACGAAGTAAAAGATAAATATAACATTACGATCAACTGGATATATGACGAGGAAAATGAAAGTGCGGAAGAAGCCGGTGAGGATTTTATAGAGGATTTTAAGGATCTGAATATAAATTTAATTAAAAAATAA
- a CDS encoding SiaB family protein kinase has product MLNMNALEKILEKDGIIFLTYGGTLTQSLIVAMTEALEKETENAELSMGLASKIFTIFIELAQNMMNYSKRMNKEGFDPKGLILVGKTKDGYYYVYAQNIVNKDDKDKIEKKLKKIIPLNKEEIKKLYREARKSGKDAHSKGGGIGFYEIAKKSEKIEYGFVDAGDEMYYFQFKAVIGKA; this is encoded by the coding sequence ATGCTTAATATGAACGCATTAGAAAAAATTTTAGAAAAAGACGGCATAATTTTTTTAACATACGGCGGGACACTGACACAGTCTTTGATAGTGGCTATGACGGAAGCTTTGGAAAAAGAAACTGAAAATGCCGAACTTTCGATGGGGCTTGCAAGTAAAATTTTTACCATATTTATTGAGCTTGCCCAAAATATGATGAACTATTCAAAAAGAATGAATAAAGAAGGCTTTGATCCGAAAGGACTGATTTTAGTAGGAAAAACGAAAGACGGGTATTATTATGTATATGCGCAAAATATCGTAAATAAAGACGATAAAGATAAAATAGAAAAAAAGCTAAAAAAGATTATTCCATTAAATAAAGAAGAAATCAAAAAGCTGTACAGAGAAGCCAGAAAAAGCGGTAAAGACGCTCATTCAAAAGGAGGCGGGATAGGGTTTTATGAAATTGCCAAAAAAAGTGAAAAAATAGAATACGGATTTGTCGACGCAGGCGATGAAATGTATTACTTTCAGTTTAAGGCGGTTATCGGAAAAGCGTAA
- a CDS encoding ATP-binding protein → MNDKNLILLEEIEKELLNNNNQNVHEKLPDFLKKTKKTLQRYNKILNLSDSQQFELLKLKEKLEKTNFQLKLLLDNANEGFLYVNGDLKIEPVYSKVVKNIFEYDISGKYIYDILFDKKNFYKEVLSEILSSDDLKAEVLLSLLPKEKEINGKIISIEYKKLENGSFMIVLRDITEKKYLQQQAKEEKEKLKMIVEVVSSIEQFLEIKFEYDEFVKSLDYYLKDMSAFKAKLHTFKGLFAQKHMKHAVNKIHFIETQIDADNTEYISALTYRELTEPVEKDIEEIKRILGDDFFEKFNYKFIEKKRLKKLYSKAQLLGTDVNILTELKELMYFNVYEFVKPFNSLINDLAEKYNKKIKFIYECDLFLPDIYKSFFMSLVHVFRNSVYHGIEDEYERMEKGKKTEGTVKFKAVRNGKEIIVSIKDDGRGIDTDKISKKAGRKVTDEQIAEYIFQEGFSTNEEADLVSGRGVGLYSVYEEVKKLNGSVFVKNKINDGAEFIIKLPFIEHEREELILDVLSEELKNLFRECRYITEKYEYNANYKCNKFSSSIYFKGDAENMIFIQCDSKGVYEIAKTVLYGNVDSSVIEEHKEDVLKEVVNILAGKAIKTLQDYNINADISTPFFYEKTFKAYKKDIVFSNFSISIGIKV, encoded by the coding sequence GTGAATGATAAAAATTTAATATTATTAGAGGAAATCGAAAAAGAATTATTAAACAATAATAATCAGAACGTGCATGAAAAGCTTCCTGATTTTTTAAAAAAAACAAAAAAAACGCTTCAACGCTATAATAAAATTTTAAATCTTTCCGATTCGCAACAGTTTGAACTTCTAAAATTAAAAGAAAAATTAGAAAAAACCAATTTTCAGTTAAAACTGCTTTTGGATAATGCCAACGAAGGTTTTTTATATGTAAACGGAGATTTGAAAATTGAACCGGTATATTCCAAAGTTGTTAAGAATATTTTTGAGTATGATATTTCAGGAAAATACATTTACGATATCTTGTTTGATAAGAAAAATTTTTATAAAGAAGTATTATCGGAAATATTAAGTTCTGACGATTTAAAAGCCGAGGTTTTACTTTCTTTGCTGCCTAAAGAAAAAGAGATAAACGGTAAAATTATCAGTATTGAATATAAAAAACTGGAAAACGGTTCATTTATGATTGTTTTAAGAGATATAACTGAAAAAAAATATCTTCAGCAGCAGGCCAAAGAGGAAAAAGAAAAATTAAAAATGATAGTTGAGGTGGTTTCCTCGATAGAACAGTTTTTGGAAATAAAATTTGAATACGACGAATTTGTAAAAAGCCTGGATTATTATCTTAAAGACATGTCTGCATTTAAAGCCAAACTCCATACGTTTAAAGGGCTTTTTGCACAAAAGCATATGAAACACGCGGTTAACAAAATTCATTTTATTGAAACACAGATAGACGCTGACAATACAGAATATATATCCGCTTTAACTTACAGAGAACTTACGGAGCCGGTCGAAAAAGACATAGAAGAAATAAAACGTATTTTAGGAGACGACTTTTTTGAAAAGTTTAATTATAAATTTATTGAAAAAAAACGTTTAAAAAAACTTTATTCCAAAGCACAGCTGCTGGGTACGGATGTAAATATTCTTACTGAATTAAAAGAGCTTATGTATTTTAACGTATATGAATTCGTAAAACCTTTTAACAGTTTAATAAACGATTTAGCCGAAAAATACAATAAAAAAATAAAGTTTATTTATGAATGTGATCTGTTTTTGCCCGATATATATAAATCTTTTTTTATGTCTCTGGTACATGTGTTCCGAAACAGCGTTTATCACGGGATCGAAGATGAATACGAGAGAATGGAAAAAGGTAAAAAAACCGAAGGAACGGTAAAATTTAAAGCGGTAAGAAACGGAAAAGAGATTATCGTCAGCATAAAAGACGACGGCAGAGGAATAGATACAGATAAAATTTCTAAAAAAGCCGGGAGAAAAGTTACAGACGAGCAGATAGCTGAATATATATTTCAAGAAGGGTTCAGTACTAATGAAGAAGCGGATCTGGTTTCAGGCAGAGGGGTGGGACTTTACAGCGTTTATGAAGAAGTTAAAAAATTAAACGGCTCTGTATTTGTTAAAAATAAAATAAACGACGGAGCAGAGTTTATTATCAAACTGCCTTTTATAGAACATGAACGCGAAGAGCTGATTTTGGATGTTTTAAGCGAGGAATTGAAAAATCTGTTTAGAGAATGCAGGTACATTACTGAAAAATACGAATATAACGCCAATTATAAATGCAATAAATTCAGCAGCAGTATTTATTTTAAAGGCGATGCGGAAAATATGATTTTTATTCAATGTGACAGCAAAGGCGTATATGAAATAGCTAAAACTGTTCTTTACGGAAATGTTGACAGCAGTGTTATAGAAGAACATAAAGAAGATGTTTTAAAAGAAGTAGTAAACATATTAGCCGGAAAGGCTATCAAAACTTTGCAGGATTATAATATCAATGCTGATATCAGTACTCCTTTTTTTTATGAAAAAACGTTTAAAGCATATAAAAAAGATATCGTTTTTTCAAATTTTTCAATATCAATAGGAATAAAGGTGTGA